From Salvia splendens isolate huo1 chromosome 16, SspV2, whole genome shotgun sequence, a single genomic window includes:
- the LOC121769997 gene encoding paired amphipathic helix protein Sin3-like 3 isoform X1, which translates to MKRSRDDVFVNSLPKGSAIPSPTEPSGQAQMSTARSVQKLQTTDALSYLKVVKEKFQDKGDMYNEFLDVMKEFKAQRIDTSGVIVKVKELFRGDRDLILGFNAFLPKGYEITLPEEDEPLPKKKPVDFEEAIGFVNKIKTRFQGDHHVYNAFLDILNIYRKNNMSITEVYQEVSILFQDHADLLIEFTHFLPHTTSAAPVHHAQPVKNHILLQSSGGSPMTMTQPIEQKPAAGDQFVACPDSEQWGVNTKENKTERDYDDNLDSARKFAGRDDSVNDQLPKGTEDPVSIFCGKVKERLKDSENYKKFLDCVRSYRSKFVTSPQFQKLVASILGSHPDLKEQCDDFIIYVEKTGSKQNFRSLKVDGREADEHFKEDSTKNKDHGDRERDRSDKVLAFSNDVQGQKVSITKEKYMAKPIHELDLSNCKSCSPSYRLLPNNYPIPSVSCRTKIGSELLNDHWVSVTSGSEDYSFKHMRKNQYEESLFRCEDDRFELDMLLESVNATTKRVEELLDSMNSHTDKTESSFQIDDHLTAVNLRCIERLYGDHGLDVRDVLRKNAPLALPVILTRLKQKQEEWARCRSDFNKIWAEIYAKNYHKSLDHRSFYFKQQDTKNLSAKAFLAEIREMSEKDPNEDEKILFISAGYRQPIKPHMKFEYPDPDIQEDLYQLMKYACGEVCTPEQHDKVMKIWTTFIEPVFSIPPRPSAGDIKETVKNDSTTRLASFGEGNSTPFGEAASENQSDMSKAGGENIQTEQSCCSKILKGHDDNVGKNGGSPSANNTACEIDMLRNGTQNGLMRTNASIIPAMSGTSKQAGFFEQVNPNATGEKNITVENGSSSAIGDHRTTVLLNNKPQCGLYRKVTSSAVEGIKAEKCHNEIIGFGKGEREEGELSPSKNHEDNILAAFGGVANSSCKSSESTRRTGGEALCAVDARRENDANGGDEGDESAKGSSDSENGYKIAEVSATDSADREERSPEDHDEDEDRDENDNKDESEREAEGVADIHENEGMVAFSGHILHTVKPLSTKLPAALPIKERNTEIFYGNDSFYLLFRLHQILYERMHSAKLHSSSPENKWRSLNYSNTTDSYARFKDALHSLLDGSSDNAKFEDDCRTIIGAQSYILFSLDKLIHKLVKQLQTIASEEMENKLIQLYSYERSRSPKKFSDDIYHENARFLLPEDNLYRIECVPSPTCLTVQLMKNEQDKPEETAIYMDPSFAAYLNDELLAVGPERKGKHKIFLKRNKRKFSTQDKVPDISRDTEQLVTYNGLEIKVACNTLKAAYVIGTEDFLYRLSKRRKTLFHSGCSQRVRRICRLMVS; encoded by the exons ATGAAGAGGTCTAGAGATGATGTGTTTGTGAATTCTCTGCCCAAAGGCTCTGCCATTCCTTCTCCAACTGAACC TTCCGGGCAAGCCCAGATGTCAACTGCAAGAAGTGTTCAGAAGCTCCAGACAACTGATGCCTTGTCGTACCTCAAAGTTGTGAAGGAAAAGTTTCAGGACAAAGGGGACATGTATAATGAGTTTCTCGATGTCATGAAAGAGTTCAAGGCTCAAAG AATCGATACATCTGGTGTTATAGTGAAAGTGAAGGAACTATTTAGAGGGGACCGAGACCTAATTCTTGGTTTCAATGCCTTTTTACCGAAGGGATACGAGATTACCCTCCCAGAGGAGGATGAACCACTTCCAAAAAAGAAGCCGGTAGATTTTGAAGAAGCAATTGgttttgtaaacaaaataaAG ACTAGATTTCAGGGTGATCATCATGTATACAATGCGTTTCTTGACATCTTGAATATATACAGAAAAAATAATATGTCAATAACAGAAGTCTATCAGGAG GTTTCAATTCTTTTTCAGGATCATGCTGACCTACTCATAGAGTTCACTCACTTTTTACCTCATACTACTTCTGCCGCCCCCGTCCATCATGCCCAACCCGTTAAAAATCATATCTTGCTGCAGAGTAGTGGAGGCTCTCCCATGACAATGACACAACCCATTGAGCAG AAGCCTGCTGCAGGTGACCAGTTTGTTGCTTGCCCTGATTCTGAGCAATGGGGAGTTAATACAAAAGAGAACAAAACTGAGCGTGATTATGATGATAACTTGGACAGTGCAAGAAAATTTGCAGGCAGAGATGATTCTGTGAATGACCAGTTACCTAAAG GAACAGAGGACCCAGTGTCAATTTTCTGCGGAAAAGTGAAGGAAAGATTGAAAGATTCCGAAAACTACAAGAAGTTCTTGGACTGTGTTCGCTCCTATAGAAGCAAGTTTGTTACGTCGCCTCAATTTCAAAAGCTG GTGGCTAGTATACTGGGATCACATCCAGACCTCAAGGAACAGTGTGATGATTTCATAATTTATGTTGAGAAAACAG GCAGCAAACAGAATTTCAGATCTCTAAAGGTAGACGGTCGTGAAGCAGATGAACACTTTAAGGAAGACAGTACCAAAAATAAAGATCACGGCGATAGAGAAAGGGACAGATCCGACAAGGTTCTTGCTTTCAGCAATGATGTCCAGGGACAGAAGGTTTCCATTACAAAGGAGAAGTATATGGCGAAGCCCATTCATGAACTTGATCTCTCTAATTGCAAAAGCTGCTCACCAAGCTACCGACTTCTTCCTAACAAT TATCCAATTCCATCTGTGAGTTGTAGAACAAAGATTGGTTCTGAACTGCTGAATGACCATTGGGTGTCCGTCACTTCAGGAAGTGAGGACTACTCGTTCAAACATATGCGCAAAAACCAATATGAAGAAAGCCTGTTCCGTTGTGAGGATGACAG GTTTGAACTTGACATGTTGTTGGAATCTGTTAACGCAACAACAAAGCGTGTTGAAGAATTGTTAGATAGTATGAATTCTCATACCGACAAGACTGAGAGTTCATTTCAAATAGACGATCACCTGACAG CTGTTAACCTTCGGTGCATTGAGCGTTTATATGGTGACCATGGGCTTGACGTGAGGGATGTATTGAGGAAGAATGCACCCCTTGCCCTGCCAGTTATTTTGACACGGCTGAAGCAGAAACAGGAAGAATGGGCAAGATGCCGCTCCGATTTTAATAAGATTTGGGCTGAAATTTATGCTAAAAACTACCACAAGTCACTAGATCACCGGAGCTTCTATTTTAAACAACAAGATACAAAGAACTTGAGTGCTAAAG CATTTTTAGCTGAAATCAGAGAAATGAGCGAAAAGGATCCGAATGAAGATGAAAAGATTCTCTTCATCAGTGCTGGATACAGACAACCCATCAAGCCACATATGAAGTTTGAGTATCCCGATCCCGACATTCAAGAAGATCTATATCAGCTCATGAAATATGCTTGTGGAGAAGTGTGTACACCTGAGCAGCATGACAAAGTTATGAAGATTTGGACAACGTTCATTGAACCGGTGTTCAGCATTCCTCCCCGTCCTAGTGCGGGGGACATCAAAGAAACTGTTAAAAATGATTCAACTACAAGATTGGCCAGTTTTGGTGAAGGGAACAGCACCCCTTTTGGTGAGGCTGCTTCAGAAAACCAATCAGATATGTCTAAAGCCGGTGGTGAAAATATTCAAACTGAACAATCCTGTTGCAGCAAAATACTAAAGGGACATGATGATAACGTTGGCAAGAATGGTGGTTCTCCTAGTGCAAATAATACTGCCTGTGAGATTGATATGTTGCGCAATGGAACCCAAAATGGACTAATGCGCACTAATGCCAGCATTATACCTGCTATGTCCGGAACCAGCAAACAAGCTGGTTTCTTCGAGCAAGTTAATCCTAATGCTACAGGAGAAAAGAACATAACTGTTGAAAATG GATCAAGTAGTGCTATTGGTGATCACAGGACTACGGTACTGCTGAATAACAAACCACAG TGTGGTCTTTATAGGAAAGTTACTTCCTCTGCGGTTGAGGGGATCAAAGCCGAGAAATGCCACAATGAAATTATAGGTTTCGGTAAAGGTGAACGAGAAGAAGGTGAATTGTCTCCTAGTAAGAATCACGAAGACAACATTTTGGCAGCATTTGGAGGCGTCGCGAACAGTTCATGTAAAAGTTCTGAGAGTACTAGAAGGACCGGAGGAGAAGCACTATGTGCTGTGGATGCGAGAAGAGAAAATGATGCTAACGGTGGCGATGAAGGTGATGAAAGTGCCAAGGGCTCCTCAGACAGTGAGAATGGCTATAAAATTGCAGAAGTTTCAGCGACTGATTCAGCCGATAGAGAAGAGCGCTCCCCCGAAGATCATGACGAAGATGAGGACCGTGATGAGAATGACAACAAGGATGAGAGTGAACGAGAGGCTGAAGGCGTGGCAGATATCCATGAGAACGAGGGAATGGTTGCATTTTCTGGTCACATTCTACATACTGTGAAGCCTCTTTCAACGAAATTGCCTGCTGCCTTACCTATCAAAGAGAGGAACACGGAGATTTTCTACGGAAATGATTCCTTCTATTTGCTTTTTAGGCTTCATCAG ATTCTATATGAAAGAATGCATAGTGCTAAGCTGCATTCGTCGTCTCCTGAAAATAAATGGAGGAGCTTGAATTATTCAAATACAACGGATTCATATGCTAG ATTTAAGGATGCACTACACAGTTTGCTGGATGGATCATCCGATAATGCAAAGTTCGAAGATGATTGCCGAACTATCATTGGTGCTCAATCCTACATCCTGTTTTCACTAGACAAACTGATACATAAACTTGTCAAACAG CTACAAACAATTGCAAGCGAGGAGATGGAGAACAAACTCATTCAGCTATATTCATACGAAAGATCTAGAAGTCCTAAAAAATTTTCTGATGATATTTATCACGAGAATGCACGTTTTCTTCTCCCCGAAGACAACTTGTATCGGATAGAATGT GTGCCTTCTCCAACGTGTTTAACGGTTCAGCTCATGAAAAATGAGCAGGACAAACCCGAAGAGACGGCTATCTACATGGACCCCTCGTTTGCAGCTTATTTGAACGATGAACTCCTAGCAGTTGGTCCAGAAAGAAAGGGAAAACACAAGATATTCTTGAAGAG aaacaaaagaaaattttcgACTCAAGACAAGGTCCCCGACATCTCCAGAGACACGGAACAACTTGTAACTTATAACGGTCTTGAAATCAAGGTTGCTTGCAATACACTAAAG GCTGCGTATGTTATAGGCACAGAAGACTTCTTATATCGCTTGAGCAAAAGGAGGAAAACGCTGTTTCACAGTGGCTGTTCTCAAAGAGTGAGAAGAATCTGCAGATTGATGGTTAGTTGA